The Blastococcus sp. HT6-4 genome window below encodes:
- a CDS encoding aldehyde dehydrogenase (NADP(+)), with amino-acid sequence MDVVSIDPRTGEEVEVVAQETTTAEVQRLCAAALAAAPALDDLGRAGRAALLGSLADALEARRGDVVAVADRETALGATRLNGELTRTCYQLRLFAEVLQEGSYLEAAIDHAGDSPMGPRPDLRRMLVPIGPVAVFGASNFPLAFSVPGGDTASALAAGCPVVVKAHGSHPATSQLVFDVLAEAAGKAGAPEGTLGIVHGLQAGADLVAHPAIRAVGFTGSVNGGRALLEIIERRPDPVPFFGELSSLNPLVVTPRAAAERGGQLGRELVGSFTLGAGQFCTKPGLAFVPSGPEGDTVLEAMAAAVRETAAPTLLNEGIAGSYERISSSLADLPGVSTVAHGGEPQGPGFGAAPLLLTTDAADLPHEVTEECFGPVAVVARYDGEKALFAALGTMPSSLTATVLRGEGETELPLAVSQELRTRAGRLVYDAYPTGVAVSWAQHHGGPWPSTNSQHTSVGTTAIRRFLRPVTWQGAPAEVLPEELTEDYQGIPRRIDGKLQLPRG; translated from the coding sequence ATGGACGTCGTCAGCATCGACCCGCGCACCGGCGAGGAGGTCGAGGTCGTCGCGCAGGAGACCACGACCGCGGAGGTGCAGCGGCTGTGCGCCGCGGCGCTGGCCGCCGCGCCGGCCCTCGACGACCTCGGCCGCGCCGGCCGGGCGGCCCTGCTCGGGTCCCTGGCCGACGCGCTGGAGGCCCGCCGGGGGGACGTGGTCGCGGTGGCCGACCGGGAGACCGCCCTCGGCGCGACCCGGCTGAACGGCGAGCTCACGCGCACCTGCTACCAGCTGCGCCTGTTCGCCGAGGTGCTGCAGGAGGGCAGCTATCTCGAGGCGGCCATCGACCACGCCGGCGACAGCCCGATGGGACCGCGCCCGGACCTGCGCCGCATGCTCGTGCCGATCGGCCCGGTCGCCGTCTTCGGGGCCAGCAACTTCCCGCTCGCCTTCTCGGTGCCCGGCGGCGACACCGCCTCCGCGCTGGCCGCGGGCTGTCCCGTCGTGGTGAAGGCGCACGGCTCGCATCCCGCGACCTCCCAGCTGGTGTTCGACGTCCTCGCCGAGGCCGCCGGCAAGGCCGGTGCGCCGGAGGGGACGCTCGGCATCGTGCACGGCCTGCAGGCGGGTGCGGACCTGGTCGCCCACCCGGCCATCCGCGCCGTCGGCTTCACCGGCTCCGTGAACGGCGGCCGGGCGCTGCTGGAGATCATCGAGCGCCGTCCCGACCCGGTTCCCTTCTTCGGCGAGCTGAGCAGCCTCAACCCCCTCGTCGTCACCCCGCGGGCGGCGGCCGAGCGCGGTGGGCAGCTCGGCCGCGAACTCGTCGGTTCCTTCACGCTCGGCGCCGGGCAGTTCTGCACCAAGCCCGGCCTGGCCTTCGTCCCCAGCGGCCCCGAGGGGGACACCGTCCTCGAGGCCATGGCCGCCGCCGTCCGCGAGACCGCCGCTCCGACGCTGCTCAACGAGGGCATCGCCGGCTCGTACGAGCGGATCTCCTCCTCGCTCGCCGACCTCCCCGGCGTCTCGACGGTCGCACACGGGGGCGAACCGCAGGGTCCGGGTTTCGGGGCGGCGCCGCTGCTGCTCACCACGGACGCCGCTGACCTCCCGCACGAGGTCACGGAGGAGTGCTTCGGCCCGGTGGCCGTGGTGGCCCGCTACGACGGGGAGAAGGCGTTGTTCGCGGCGCTCGGGACGATGCCGTCGTCCCTGACCGCGACGGTCCTGCGCGGCGAGGGCGAGACCGAGCTGCCGCTGGCGGTGTCGCAGGAGCTGCGGACCCGGGCCGGCCGGCTGGTGTACGACGCGTACCCCACCGGTGTGGCCGTCTCCTGGGCGCAGCACCACGGCGGCCCGTGGCCCTCGACCAACAGCCAGCACACCTCGGTGGGGACCACTGCCATCCGCCGGTTCCTGCGGCCGGTCACCTGGCAGGGAGCCCCGGCGGAGGTGCTGCCGGAGGAGCTGACCGAGGACTACCAGGGCATCCCGCGGCGGATCGACGGGAAGCTGCAGCTGCCCCGTGGCTGA
- a CDS encoding AEC family transporter, protein MSGVLGGFAALAAVIAVGWGVGRSGILGADAPGMLSRLSFFVATPALLFLTLGRSDTATVASLALIATAGSAVVAALLYIGLARWRWRLPAGQLTTGALSSSYVNAGNLGIPVAVYIVGNASYVAPVLLFQVLVMAPVGLAVLAGSRADRQQSPTWRQLVLAPLRTPVVIGCALGLLLAASGLDLPPVLLEPVELIAALAVPAALLAYGMTLHGAPRPAAGALAGQVWLAVALKNLVMPAVAYALGRWVAGLDGIALLAVTVTSALPTAQNVFVYAATYDRGTLLARDAILLSTVLSVPVLVGIAVLLA, encoded by the coding sequence GTGAGCGGGGTGCTGGGCGGCTTCGCGGCCCTGGCCGCGGTGATCGCCGTCGGCTGGGGGGTGGGCCGTTCCGGGATCCTCGGCGCGGACGCGCCCGGCATGCTTTCCCGGCTCTCCTTCTTCGTCGCCACGCCGGCGCTGCTGTTCCTCACCCTGGGCCGGTCCGACACGGCCACGGTCGCGTCGCTGGCGCTGATCGCCACTGCGGGCAGCGCGGTGGTGGCCGCCCTGCTGTACATCGGTCTGGCGCGGTGGCGGTGGCGGCTGCCGGCTGGGCAGCTCACCACCGGCGCGCTGTCGTCCTCCTACGTCAACGCCGGCAACCTCGGCATCCCGGTGGCCGTGTACATCGTGGGGAACGCCTCCTACGTGGCGCCCGTCCTGCTCTTCCAGGTGCTCGTCATGGCGCCGGTCGGGCTCGCCGTGCTCGCGGGCTCCCGTGCCGACCGGCAGCAGAGCCCGACCTGGCGGCAACTGGTCCTCGCCCCGCTGCGGACGCCGGTCGTGATCGGGTGCGCGCTCGGCCTGCTGCTGGCGGCCAGCGGGCTGGACCTGCCGCCGGTGCTCCTCGAGCCGGTCGAGCTCATCGCGGCCCTGGCGGTGCCCGCCGCGCTGCTGGCCTACGGGATGACCCTGCACGGTGCGCCCCGGCCGGCCGCCGGCGCGCTGGCGGGGCAGGTGTGGCTGGCCGTCGCGCTGAAGAACCTGGTGATGCCCGCCGTCGCCTACGCGCTGGGCCGCTGGGTCGCCGGCCTCGACGGCATCGCCCTGCTCGCGGTCACGGTGACCTCCGCGCTGCCCACGGCGCAGAACGTCTTCGTCTACGCCGCGACCTACGACCGCGGCACCCTGCTGGCCCGCGACGCGATCCTGCTCAGCACCGTGCTGTCGGTTCCCGTCCTCGTCGGCATCGCCGTGCTCCTGGCATGA
- the mqo gene encoding malate dehydrogenase (quinone), with amino-acid sequence MRGTTVETEEFDAVLVGGGVMSATLATLLGELEPGWRIAVVERLPEAGLESSSAWNNAGTGHAGLCEFNYTPRRADGSVDVARAVEIGEQFAASLVFWAHLVSSGRIGPARDFVRPVPHLGFGRGEDGVAHLRARWEALRDHPLFADSEYSDDRAVLAGWLPLMFGDRPDDGPVAVTRSAQGTDVDFGVLTRQLLAALRSRGGVVTLGHEVTALERTGGVWSVGVREVATRQQRRLRAPWVFVGAGGATLPLLQRARVPEVRRYGAFPISGLFLRTARPDLVAAHRAKVYGHAAPGAPTISVPHLDHRTVDGREHLLFGPFAAFSPRFLRAGRRTDLLRSVRPGNVPVLAASARDNRSLMAYLVRQLAQTPRGRLDALRAFVPSAEADDWELVPAGQRVQLLKMSGGRGAMVGFGTEVVTSAGGSLAALLGASPGASTAAATMVDVLAVGFPGRMARWAPRLAEIAAAGPERPTPGELLARAAAARRVLDLDPATPGRREDPA; translated from the coding sequence ATGAGAGGAACCACCGTGGAGACCGAGGAGTTCGACGCCGTGCTCGTCGGCGGCGGCGTCATGAGCGCGACGCTCGCGACGCTGCTCGGCGAGCTGGAACCGGGCTGGCGGATCGCCGTCGTCGAGCGGCTGCCCGAGGCGGGGCTGGAGAGCTCGAGCGCCTGGAACAACGCCGGCACCGGCCACGCCGGGCTCTGCGAGTTCAACTACACGCCCCGCCGGGCCGACGGGTCGGTCGACGTCGCCCGCGCCGTGGAGATCGGCGAGCAGTTCGCCGCCTCCCTGGTCTTCTGGGCACACCTCGTCTCGAGCGGCCGGATCGGCCCGGCGCGGGACTTCGTCCGCCCGGTGCCGCACCTGGGCTTCGGCCGCGGGGAGGACGGCGTCGCGCACCTGCGGGCCCGGTGGGAGGCGCTGCGCGACCACCCGCTGTTCGCCGACTCGGAGTACAGCGACGACCGGGCGGTGCTCGCCGGCTGGCTGCCGCTGATGTTCGGCGACCGGCCCGACGACGGCCCCGTCGCCGTCACCCGCTCGGCGCAGGGCACCGACGTCGACTTCGGGGTGCTGACCCGGCAACTCCTCGCCGCGCTGCGGTCCCGCGGTGGCGTCGTCACGCTGGGGCACGAGGTGACCGCCCTGGAACGGACCGGTGGCGTCTGGTCGGTGGGCGTCCGGGAGGTGGCGACGCGGCAGCAGCGCCGGCTGCGCGCCCCGTGGGTCTTCGTCGGAGCGGGCGGTGCGACGCTGCCGCTGCTGCAGCGCGCCCGGGTCCCCGAGGTGCGCCGCTACGGCGCCTTCCCGATCAGCGGGCTGTTCCTGCGCACCGCGCGGCCGGACCTGGTGGCCGCTCACCGGGCCAAGGTCTACGGGCACGCCGCCCCGGGGGCGCCGACCATCTCCGTCCCGCACCTGGACCACCGCACCGTCGACGGCCGCGAGCACCTGCTCTTCGGCCCGTTCGCCGCCTTCTCCCCGCGCTTCCTCCGGGCGGGACGGCGCACCGACCTGCTGCGCTCGGTGCGGCCGGGCAACGTGCCCGTCCTCGCGGCATCGGCCCGGGACAACCGGTCGCTCATGGCCTACCTGGTGCGGCAGCTAGCCCAGACGCCCCGGGGCCGGCTCGACGCGCTGCGGGCGTTCGTCCCCTCGGCCGAGGCCGACGACTGGGAACTGGTCCCCGCGGGACAGCGGGTGCAGTTGCTGAAGATGTCCGGCGGCCGCGGCGCGATGGTCGGGTTCGGCACCGAGGTGGTCACCTCGGCCGGCGGATCGCTCGCCGCCCTGCTCGGGGCGTCACCCGGAGCCTCCACGGCGGCCGCGACGATGGTCGACGTGCTCGCGGTCGGCTTCCCCGGGCGCATGGCGCGGTGGGCTCCGCGGTTGGCGGAGATCGCCGCCGCCGGCCCGGAGCGACCCACCCCCGGCGAGCTGCTGGCGCGGGCCGCGGCGGCCCGCCGGGTGCTGGACCTGGACCCGGCCACCCCCGGCCGACGGGAGGACCCCGCATGA
- a CDS encoding FAD-binding oxidoreductase: MTAPALAGRLRALVGEAGLVTDPGQLAGYLSDWRGAYSGSAAAVVRPGSTEEVAAVVRACAEEGVAVVPQGGNTGLCGGAVPDSSGRQVVVSLDRMRRVRAVDPVDQTITVEAGVVLQTVQEAAAAEGCLFPLSLGSEGSCTIGGNLSTNAGGTGVLRYGTMRDLTLGLEVVLPDGRIWNGLRGLRKDNTGYDLKQLFIGAEGTLGLVTAAVLKLFPAVRSRATAWVAVGSVQAAVDLFGIVRGLCGDRLTGFEVMSRQSVDFVLRHGPGARDLFGAVHPWYVLVELSDTLPGAGLDGLLESALGGAFEREVAADAVVASGPAQTAALWALREGISEAQNFEGPSLKHDVTVPVSSIPAFVERTDRALREAVPGIRIVTYGHVGDGNLHYNLSKPVDSDDDAFRRRAGELARVVYDSTSSFDGSISAEHGLGQSKRDVIADYKDGFELELMRSIKQLLDPAGLMNPGKVLPG; encoded by the coding sequence ATGACCGCCCCCGCGCTCGCCGGACGGCTTCGCGCGCTGGTGGGGGAGGCCGGCCTGGTCACCGATCCCGGGCAGCTGGCCGGTTACCTGAGCGACTGGCGCGGCGCGTACTCGGGCAGCGCCGCGGCCGTCGTCCGGCCGGGCAGCACCGAGGAGGTGGCCGCGGTCGTGCGCGCCTGCGCCGAGGAGGGCGTCGCCGTCGTCCCCCAGGGCGGCAACACCGGGCTGTGCGGGGGAGCGGTGCCCGACTCCTCCGGCCGGCAGGTGGTGGTCTCGCTGGACCGCATGCGGCGGGTGCGCGCCGTCGACCCGGTCGACCAGACGATCACGGTGGAGGCCGGCGTCGTGCTGCAGACGGTGCAGGAGGCGGCCGCCGCCGAGGGCTGCCTGTTCCCGCTCTCCCTCGGTTCGGAGGGCAGCTGCACGATCGGCGGCAACCTGTCGACCAACGCCGGCGGTACCGGGGTCCTCCGCTACGGCACCATGCGCGACCTCACGCTCGGGCTCGAGGTCGTCCTGCCGGACGGCCGGATCTGGAACGGCCTGCGCGGGCTGCGCAAGGACAACACCGGATACGACCTCAAGCAGCTGTTCATCGGAGCGGAGGGCACGCTCGGTCTGGTGACGGCGGCGGTGCTCAAGCTCTTCCCGGCCGTCCGCAGCCGGGCGACGGCGTGGGTGGCCGTGGGCTCGGTCCAGGCGGCCGTGGATCTGTTCGGGATCGTGCGCGGGCTCTGCGGCGACCGGCTGACCGGCTTCGAGGTCATGTCCCGCCAGAGCGTCGACTTCGTGCTGCGGCACGGACCGGGCGCGCGCGACCTCTTCGGGGCCGTCCACCCCTGGTACGTGCTCGTGGAGTTGAGCGACACGTTGCCCGGCGCCGGCCTGGACGGGTTACTCGAGTCCGCCCTCGGTGGGGCGTTCGAGCGGGAGGTGGCCGCCGACGCGGTCGTGGCGTCCGGTCCGGCGCAGACCGCCGCGCTCTGGGCGCTCCGCGAGGGCATCTCGGAGGCCCAGAACTTCGAGGGCCCGAGCCTGAAGCACGACGTGACGGTGCCGGTCAGCAGCATCCCGGCCTTCGTCGAGCGGACCGATCGGGCGCTGCGGGAAGCGGTGCCGGGCATTCGGATCGTCACCTACGGGCACGTCGGCGACGGGAACCTGCACTACAACCTGAGCAAGCCCGTGGACTCCGACGACGACGCCTTCCGGCGGCGGGCCGGCGAGCTCGCCCGCGTCGTCTACGACTCGACCAGCAGCTTCGACGGGAGCATCAGCGCCGAGCACGGGCTGGGCCAGTCCAAGCGCGACGTCATCGCCGACTACAAGGACGGCTTCGAGCTGGAGCTGATGCGGAGCATCAAGCAGCTCCTCGACCCTGCCGGCCTGATGAACCCGGGCAAGGTGCTGCCCGGCTGA
- a CDS encoding DUF3516 domain-containing protein, translating into MTATAPPPLLDDPADLTALRATGGDPDELFAAFAAWAEAGGTTLYPAQEEALIELVSGANVVLATPTGSGKSLVATGAQYAALAAGRRSYYTAPIKALVSEKFFALCGVFGAANVGMLTGDAAVNRDAPIIACTAEVLANIALREGADADIGLVVMDEFHFYGDPDRGWAWQVPLLELPKAQFLLMSATLGDVTSLREDLTRRTGRPTALVANAVRPVPLHHYYATTPMHETIQELLDTQQAPVYVVHFTQASALERAQALMSVNVCSKEEKAAIAEMIGGFRFSSAFGTTLSRLVRHGIGVHHAGMLPKYRRLVEQLAQAGLLKVICGTDTLGVGINVPIRTVVFSALSKYDGTRTRLLQVREFHQIAGRAGRAGYDTAGTVVVQAPEHEVENLKQFAKVADDPKKRRKLVRKKVPDGMVPWSEATMNRLVEGEPEKLTSHMRVTTAMVLDVVDRPGDPFLAMRRLLTENHEPRAKQLKLIRDAIGIARSLLQAGVLERLPEPEPDGRRYDLTLDLPPDFALNQPLSTFALAAIDLLDPESDTYALDVVSVIEATLDDPRQILSAQLNKAKGEAVAQMKAEGIEYDERMELLEEVSYPKPLEELLGHAYDVYRQSNPWAADGQLSPKSVVREMWERAFTFREFVNTYGLTRAEGAVLRYLSDAFKALRSGVPAAARTEEVTDLVEWLGELVRQVDSSLLDEWEQLTNPEDGAVAEVAVPARPRPLTGNERAFTAMVRNALFRRVELWARRRWYDLGELDAGSGWDADRWGEVVHAYFAEHGEVNTGADARGPALLVWDKQPGVWRVRQIVDDPEGDHDWGFDVEVDLEASDEEGAAVIRLVDAGRKD; encoded by the coding sequence ATGACCGCCACCGCCCCTCCTCCGCTGCTCGACGACCCCGCCGACCTCACCGCGCTGCGCGCCACGGGCGGCGACCCCGACGAGCTGTTCGCCGCCTTCGCCGCGTGGGCCGAGGCCGGCGGCACGACGCTGTACCCGGCGCAGGAGGAGGCGCTGATCGAGCTGGTCAGCGGCGCCAACGTCGTCCTGGCGACCCCGACCGGCTCGGGCAAGTCACTGGTCGCCACCGGCGCGCAGTACGCGGCCCTGGCCGCCGGCCGGCGCAGCTACTACACCGCCCCGATCAAGGCGCTGGTCAGCGAGAAGTTCTTCGCGCTCTGCGGGGTCTTCGGCGCGGCCAACGTCGGCATGCTCACCGGCGACGCCGCGGTCAACCGGGACGCGCCGATCATCGCCTGCACCGCGGAGGTGCTGGCCAACATCGCGCTGCGCGAGGGGGCCGACGCCGACATCGGTCTCGTGGTCATGGACGAGTTCCACTTCTACGGCGACCCCGACCGCGGCTGGGCCTGGCAGGTGCCGCTGCTGGAGCTGCCGAAGGCCCAGTTCCTGCTGATGAGCGCCACGCTCGGCGACGTCACGTCGCTGCGCGAGGACCTCACCCGCCGCACCGGCCGCCCGACCGCGCTGGTCGCCAACGCCGTCCGCCCGGTGCCGCTGCACCACTACTACGCGACGACGCCGATGCACGAGACGATCCAGGAGCTGCTGGACACCCAGCAGGCGCCGGTCTACGTCGTGCACTTCACCCAGGCCTCCGCGCTGGAGCGGGCGCAGGCGCTGATGAGCGTGAACGTGTGCAGCAAGGAGGAGAAGGCCGCGATCGCCGAGATGATCGGCGGCTTCCGGTTCTCCTCCGCGTTCGGGACGACGCTGTCCCGCCTGGTGCGCCACGGCATCGGCGTCCACCACGCCGGCATGCTGCCCAAGTACCGGCGGCTGGTGGAGCAGCTCGCCCAGGCCGGCCTGCTCAAGGTCATCTGCGGCACCGACACCCTGGGCGTGGGCATCAACGTGCCGATCCGCACCGTCGTCTTCTCGGCGCTGTCCAAGTACGACGGCACCCGCACCCGGCTGCTGCAGGTCCGCGAGTTCCACCAGATCGCCGGCCGCGCCGGTCGCGCGGGCTACGACACCGCGGGCACCGTCGTCGTCCAGGCGCCCGAGCACGAGGTCGAGAACCTCAAGCAGTTCGCGAAGGTCGCCGACGACCCGAAGAAGCGCCGCAAGCTGGTGCGCAAGAAGGTGCCCGACGGCATGGTGCCGTGGAGCGAGGCGACGATGAACCGGCTGGTCGAGGGCGAGCCGGAGAAGCTGACCAGCCACATGCGGGTGACGACGGCGATGGTCCTCGACGTCGTCGACCGGCCCGGCGATCCCTTCCTCGCCATGCGCCGGCTGCTCACCGAGAACCACGAGCCGCGCGCCAAGCAGCTGAAGCTGATCCGCGACGCCATCGGCATCGCGCGGTCGCTGCTGCAGGCCGGCGTCCTGGAGCGGCTGCCCGAGCCGGAGCCGGACGGCCGCCGCTACGACCTCACCCTCGACCTGCCGCCGGACTTCGCGCTCAACCAGCCGCTGTCGACGTTCGCGCTCGCGGCCATCGACCTCCTCGACCCGGAGTCCGACACGTACGCGCTCGACGTCGTCAGCGTCATCGAGGCGACCCTCGACGACCCGCGGCAGATCCTGTCCGCCCAGCTGAACAAGGCCAAGGGCGAGGCGGTCGCCCAGATGAAGGCCGAGGGCATCGAGTACGACGAGCGGATGGAGCTGCTCGAGGAGGTGAGCTACCCCAAGCCGCTGGAGGAGCTGCTCGGGCACGCCTACGACGTCTACCGGCAGAGCAACCCGTGGGCGGCCGACGGGCAGCTGTCCCCGAAGTCGGTCGTGCGGGAGATGTGGGAGCGGGCGTTCACCTTCCGGGAGTTCGTCAACACCTACGGGCTGACCCGCGCCGAGGGGGCCGTGCTGCGCTACCTCTCCGACGCGTTCAAGGCGCTGCGCTCCGGGGTGCCCGCCGCGGCGCGCACCGAGGAGGTCACCGACCTGGTCGAGTGGCTGGGAGAGCTGGTGCGCCAGGTCGACTCGAGCCTGCTCGACGAGTGGGAGCAGCTCACCAACCCGGAGGACGGCGCGGTGGCCGAGGTCGCCGTCCCGGCCCGGCCGCGCCCGCTCACCGGCAACGAGCGGGCGTTCACCGCCATGGTCCGCAACGCGCTGTTCCGCCGGGTGGAGCTGTGGGCCCGCCGCCGCTGGTACGACCTGGGCGAGCTGGACGCCGGCTCCGGCTGGGACGCCGACCGCTGGGGCGAGGTGGTGCACGCCTACTTCGCCGAGCACGGCGAGGTGAACACCGGCGCGGACGCCCGCGGGCCGGCGCTGCTCGTCTGGGACAAGCAGCCCGGGGTCTGGCGGGTGCGGCAGATCGTCGACGACCCCGAGGGCGACCACGACTGGGGCTTCGACGTCGAGGTCGACCTCGAGGCCTCCGACGAGGAGGGCGCCGCGGTGATCCGCCTGGTCGACGCCGGCCGCAAGGACTGA
- a CDS encoding SDR family oxidoreductase, producing MSSPRPESQPAQQQTPPGTLGEMDPRPDHGEESYQGSGKLTGKVAVITGGDSGIGRAVAIAFAREGADVLISYLSEHEDAQDTARYVEEAGRKCILVAGDLSDRAHAKTVIPTAIEEFGRVDVLVNNAAFQMSHDSLEEISDEEWDHTVATNLSAMFTLTKDAIPHMRPGASIINSSSVNSDNPSPNLIAYAMTKAGIANFTASLAQMYGEKGIRANSVAPGPIWTPLIPSTMPEEKVESFGGNTPLGRAGQPAELAPVYVLLASDEGSYVSGARVAVTGGRPIL from the coding sequence ATGTCGTCACCCCGCCCCGAGAGCCAGCCCGCCCAGCAGCAGACCCCGCCGGGCACCCTCGGCGAGATGGACCCCCGCCCCGACCACGGCGAGGAGAGCTACCAGGGCTCCGGGAAGCTCACCGGCAAGGTCGCGGTCATCACAGGCGGCGACAGCGGCATCGGCCGCGCCGTCGCGATCGCCTTCGCCCGGGAGGGCGCCGACGTCCTCATCAGCTACCTGAGCGAGCACGAGGACGCCCAGGACACCGCGCGGTACGTCGAGGAGGCCGGCCGGAAGTGCATCCTGGTGGCCGGGGACCTCTCCGACCGGGCGCACGCCAAGACGGTCATCCCCACGGCGATCGAGGAGTTCGGCCGGGTCGACGTCCTGGTCAACAACGCCGCCTTCCAGATGAGCCACGACTCGCTCGAGGAGATCTCCGACGAGGAGTGGGACCACACCGTCGCCACGAACCTCTCGGCCATGTTCACCCTCACCAAGGACGCCATCCCGCACATGCGGCCGGGCGCCTCGATCATCAACTCCTCGTCGGTGAACTCCGACAACCCGAGCCCGAACCTCATCGCCTACGCCATGACCAAGGCCGGCATCGCGAACTTCACCGCCAGCCTGGCGCAGATGTACGGCGAGAAGGGCATCCGGGCCAACAGCGTCGCGCCCGGCCCGATCTGGACACCGCTGATCCCCTCGACGATGCCCGAGGAGAAGGTGGAGAGCTTCGGCGGGAACACACCGCTGGGCCGGGCCGGCCAGCCGGCCGAGCTGGCGCCGGTCTACGTGCTGCTGGCCAGTGACGAGGGCTCCTACGTGTCCGGCGCGCGGGTCGCGGTCACCGGCGGCCGCCCCATCCTCTGA
- the mmuM gene encoding homocysteine S-methyltransferase, with protein MPDLADALAAGPVVLDGGLSTELEARGHDVSSALWSARLLRDDPGAIVAAHAAFAAAGAEVATTASYQATAEGFAAAGVDATEAQRLIASSVGLAREGQGGGWVAGSVGPYGAMLADGSEYTGAYLAGTDVAALRAFHRPRMELLAQAGADVLACETVPAAAEVEALVAEARSLGVPIWLSLTTVVDDDGVARTRRGERVDEVFGMAAGIDEVIAVGVNCTAPAAIGPTVAAAATAGKPVVAYPNSGEAWDAGARRWTGSAGVPPGDVPGWVAAGARLIGGCCRVRPADIAALAATIS; from the coding sequence ATGCCTGATCTCGCCGATGCCCTGGCCGCCGGACCGGTCGTGCTGGACGGCGGCCTGTCCACGGAGCTGGAGGCCCGCGGGCACGACGTGTCCTCGGCCCTGTGGTCGGCGCGGCTCCTGCGCGACGATCCAGGGGCGATCGTGGCGGCGCACGCCGCCTTCGCCGCGGCGGGCGCCGAGGTCGCGACGACGGCCAGCTACCAGGCGACGGCCGAGGGCTTCGCCGCCGCCGGCGTGGACGCGACCGAGGCCCAGCGGTTGATCGCGTCGTCGGTGGGACTGGCGCGCGAGGGGCAGGGCGGCGGCTGGGTCGCCGGTTCCGTCGGCCCGTACGGCGCGATGCTGGCCGACGGCTCCGAGTACACGGGTGCGTACCTGGCCGGGACGGACGTCGCCGCGCTGCGCGCCTTCCACCGGCCCCGCATGGAGCTGCTCGCGCAGGCGGGCGCCGACGTGCTGGCCTGCGAAACCGTGCCCGCGGCCGCCGAGGTGGAGGCGCTCGTCGCCGAGGCACGGTCGCTGGGCGTGCCCATCTGGCTCTCGCTGACCACGGTGGTGGACGACGACGGGGTCGCGCGCACCCGGCGCGGGGAACGCGTCGACGAGGTCTTCGGGATGGCGGCCGGCATCGACGAGGTGATCGCGGTCGGGGTGAACTGCACCGCCCCGGCGGCGATCGGCCCCACGGTCGCCGCGGCCGCCACGGCCGGGAAGCCGGTCGTCGCCTATCCCAACAGCGGCGAGGCATGGGACGCCGGAGCCCGGCGCTGGACGGGCTCGGCAGGGGTGCCCCCCGGCGACGTCCCCGGCTGGGTGGCCGCCGGCGCCCGGCTGATCGGTGGGTGCTGCCGCGTCCGCCCGGCCGACATCGCCGCCCTCGCCGCCACGATCAGCTGA
- the yidD gene encoding membrane protein insertion efficiency factor YidD, with the protein MVFIWSSGWGPRRRRPRRGYGGGYRGHYAGHYGRGYGGYGPGYGRPRGYRRNDSCLRDLLFLNTGCCLANAVGCGMDLLYVAPRSLPAIRAGRQGTGAAARLVAAVRFYQREISPKRRPCCSFTPTCSAYAVEALEAHGARRGSWLTVRRLLRCRPGARGGADPVPAAA; encoded by the coding sequence ATGGTCTTCATCTGGAGCAGCGGCTGGGGTCCCCGGCGCCGTCGACCCCGTCGGGGGTACGGCGGCGGGTACCGCGGGCACTACGCGGGCCACTACGGCCGGGGCTACGGGGGCTACGGGCCCGGGTACGGCCGGCCGCGCGGGTACCGCCGGAACGACTCCTGCCTGCGCGACCTGCTGTTCCTCAACACCGGCTGCTGCCTGGCCAACGCCGTCGGCTGCGGGATGGACCTGCTGTACGTCGCCCCGCGGTCGCTGCCCGCGATCCGGGCCGGCCGGCAGGGGACCGGCGCGGCGGCCCGCCTCGTCGCCGCCGTCCGTTTCTACCAGCGCGAGATCAGCCCGAAGCGGCGCCCGTGCTGCTCGTTCACGCCCACCTGCTCGGCCTACGCCGTCGAGGCGCTGGAGGCCCACGGCGCCCGACGCGGTTCCTGGCTGACCGTGCGGCGGCTCCTGCGCTGCCGCCCGGGTGCCCGCGGCGGCGCCGACCCGGTACCGGCAGCCGCCTGA
- the arfB gene encoding alternative ribosome rescue aminoacyl-tRNA hydrolase ArfB: MPAADDASGDLPVTGSVVVPAGVLSWRFSRSSGPGGQGVNTADSRVELSVSPLDLPGLTDPQRARLAARLGPRLVDGVLTIAASEHRQQLRNRQAARERLAAVLRAALAPPAPARRRTKPTRGSKERRIEAKKQRGQLKKQRRNWE; encoded by the coding sequence GTGCCTGCCGCCGACGACGCCTCCGGTGACCTCCCGGTCACCGGCTCCGTCGTCGTGCCCGCGGGCGTGCTGTCGTGGCGCTTCTCCCGGTCGTCGGGCCCCGGTGGGCAGGGCGTGAACACCGCCGACTCCCGCGTCGAGCTGTCGGTGTCGCCGCTGGACCTGCCTGGCCTCACCGACCCGCAGCGCGCCCGGCTGGCCGCCCGTCTGGGACCCCGGCTGGTCGACGGCGTCCTGACGATCGCCGCGAGCGAGCACCGCCAGCAGCTGCGCAACCGGCAGGCCGCCCGCGAGCGGCTGGCGGCGGTGCTCCGTGCCGCGCTCGCCCCGCCGGCTCCGGCCCGGCGGCGCACCAAGCCCACACGCGGCTCGAAGGAGCGGCGCATCGAGGCGAAGAAGCAGCGCGGTCAGCTGAAGAAGCAGCGCCGGAACTGGGAATAG